In Bacteroidota bacterium, the following proteins share a genomic window:
- a CDS encoding response regulator, with protein sequence MKKSLLPIILILITNVIILTLLYLNIEGYILLTRFYKNEFVLVLFISFMILSYYTYYYFSQYNKKVIELNKKNIELAEVNADIVDRNIELAGLNEALIKEKERVRSAMEVRRNFLSVVSHEIRTPLNAIVGFASFIKEFEPDEKEIHSSVKNIYFSSQHLLLLVNDILDYNKIEDGKLKLKILPFRLEKTFELLESMYKGIVRDKGVELIFNITEEIKGKFFEGDETRINQVLINLLSNATKFTNKGKIILDCKTTSKEGDLWTLNIKVTDTGIGISKEDTEIIFQKFIQVDFHRARKFQGSGLGLAITKSLVELFGSEIKVESNIGKGSSFSFDLILPHVHKKDNIIEKESNIAVLSGKTILVADDNVINRTVVKNFLLRWGLGVVEVNNGREAFNYVLSNKCDIILMDIHMPEVDGFEATKLIRKLNDLHKSQTPIIALSADALFETHEKVKECGMNDYISKPFKPQELKQKILKYSILNLQNLKR encoded by the coding sequence ATGAAAAAGTCTTTACTCCCAATTATATTAATCCTTATTACTAATGTAATAATACTGACCTTACTATATTTAAATATAGAAGGATATATATTATTGACCAGATTTTATAAAAATGAATTTGTTTTAGTATTATTTATCTCTTTTATGATTTTGAGTTACTATACTTATTATTATTTCTCACAGTATAACAAAAAAGTTATCGAGTTGAATAAGAAAAATATTGAGCTGGCAGAAGTTAATGCGGATATAGTAGACAGAAATATAGAACTTGCAGGTTTAAATGAAGCTTTAATTAAGGAAAAAGAACGGGTTAGATCAGCAATGGAAGTAAGACGAAATTTCCTTTCTGTTGTGTCGCACGAAATTAGAACCCCACTTAATGCAATAGTAGGTTTCGCAAGTTTTATTAAAGAATTTGAACCTGATGAAAAAGAGATACACAGCTCTGTAAAGAATATTTATTTTTCTTCTCAACATCTTTTATTACTGGTTAATGATATTTTGGATTATAATAAAATAGAAGATGGTAAGCTAAAATTAAAGATTCTGCCTTTTAGGCTTGAGAAAACTTTCGAGTTGTTGGAGAGTATGTATAAAGGTATTGTCAGGGATAAAGGTGTGGAGTTAATCTTTAATATTACAGAAGAGATAAAGGGAAAGTTTTTTGAAGGAGATGAAACCAGGATTAATCAGGTTTTGATAAACCTTTTGTCAAATGCCACTAAATTCACAAATAAAGGGAAGATAATACTTGATTGTAAGACTACTTCTAAAGAAGGTGATTTGTGGACCCTTAATATTAAAGTGACTGATACCGGTATAGGTATTAGTAAGGAAGATACTGAAATTATATTTCAAAAATTTATTCAGGTTGATTTCCATAGAGCGAGGAAGTTTCAGGGGTCTGGTTTGGGATTGGCAATAACTAAAAGCCTGGTGGAATTATTTGGCTCAGAAATAAAGGTTGAAAGTAACATAGGTAAGGGAAGTTCTTTTTCATTTGATTTAATACTTCCACATGTTCACAAGAAAGATAACATTATTGAAAAGGAGTCTAATATAGCTGTGTTAAGTGGAAAAACTATATTAGTAGCTGACGATAATGTAATTAATAGGACTGTTGTAAAGAATTTTTTGCTAAGATGGGGGCTGGGTGTAGTTGAAGTAAACAATGGGAGGGAGGCCTTTAATTATGTATTGTCGAATAAGTGTGATATTATATTAATGGATATACATATGCCGGAAGTAGATGGTTTTGAGGCAACTAAACTGATAAGAAAGCTAAATGATCTTCATAAATCTCAGACACCAATAATTGCTTTGTCGGCCGATGCATTATTTGAAACTCATGAAAAAGTTAAGGAATGTGGCATGAACGATTATATATCAAAACCGTTTAAGCCCCAGGAGTTAAAGCAAAAAATACTAAAGTATTCAATACTTAACCTGCAGAATTTAAAGAGATAA
- the rpmB gene encoding 50S ribosomal protein L28, with product MSRVCELTGKKAMVGNNVSHAMNKSKRKFNANLIKKRFYLPEEDKWVTLKVSTSALKNINKKGIAAVVKEAREKGYLKK from the coding sequence ATGTCAAGAGTTTGTGAACTTACTGGTAAGAAAGCGATGGTTGGAAACAACGTGTCGCATGCGATGAACAAATCTAAAAGAAAGTTCAATGCAAATTTGATCAAAAAACGTTTCTATTTACCTGAAGAGGATAAGTGGGTTACGTTAAAAGTATCAACTTCTGCCTTAAAAAATATTAATAAAAAAGGTATCGCTGCTGTAGTTAAAGAAGCGAGAGAAAAAGGTTATTTGAAAAAATAA
- the rpmG gene encoding 50S ribosomal protein L33, with protein sequence MAKKGNRVQVILECTEHKTSGMPGTSRYITTKNKKNTPDRMELKKFNPILKRMTVHKEIK encoded by the coding sequence ATGGCAAAGAAAGGAAACAGAGTACAAGTTATCTTAGAGTGTACTGAGCACAAAACTTCAGGTATGCCTGGAACATCTCGTTACATTACAACTAAGAATAAGAAGAATACTCCAGACCGTATGGAGTTAAAGAAATTCAATCCTATCCTAAAAAGGATGACTGTTCATAAAGAAATTAAATAG
- a CDS encoding DUF4295 domain-containing protein, whose translation MAKKSVASLQTGTKKLTKAIKMVRSPKTGAYVFVEKVMAGDQVNAWLKEI comes from the coding sequence ATGGCAAAGAAATCAGTAGCATCATTACAAACAGGAACTAAAAAGTTAACTAAAGCTATCAAAATGGTGAGATCACCAAAAACAGGAGCTTACGTGTTTGTAGAGAAAGTTATGGCTGGTGATCAGGTAAACGCTTGGTTAAAAGAGATTTAA